A genomic region of Thermoplasmataceae archaeon contains the following coding sequences:
- a CDS encoding MarR family winged helix-turn-helix transcriptional regulator, producing MSQRKEMTTTEISAYTGITLPTITGILESLVKTRCIIKNRNAEDGRKLVVSISETGSEKLRKFLNLQQMFVERIEPATDKDFLDKLSEVFRTLVRR from the coding sequence ATTTCTCAGCGTAAAGAGATGACTACCACTGAAATATCTGCGTATACTGGAATTACGCTTCCAACGATAACGGGTATTCTGGAAAGCTTGGTGAAAACACGCTGTATTATCAAAAACAGGAATGCAGAAGATGGGCGTAAACTAGTGGTTTCTATCTCGGAAACTGGTAGTGAAAAACTGAGAAAATTCTTGAATTTGCAACAAATGTTTGTTGAGAGGATAGAACCGGCAACAGACAAAGATTTTCTGGACAAACTTTCGGAAGTTTTCCGAACCCTTGTAAGACGATGA
- the gyrB gene encoding DNA topoisomerase (ATP-hydrolyzing) subunit B: protein MENYDASQITVLEGLKAVRKVPGMYIGSTDERGLHHLVYEVVDNAIDESVAGYCKNIFISINEDGSLSVEDDGRGIPVDLHPKYKRPGLEIVLTELHSGAKFDKKVYKITGGLHGVGVHVVNALSSKLIAAVKKEADLYYEIFNRGVPRDHMQKVSMEKFTDSKDQDVASLSFKLAKTHGLLIKFYPDSEIFETLDFSYNTIIERMRDLAYLNPQVTITIEDNRESRKEIFHFAGGLSEFVTYLGEGHIPIHKTPIYFNETSEDVVVEFALQYNTSVTEIMQSYVNNISTMEGGTHLTGFRAGLSRAVQEYAKNHNLIKGIEGISGDDVREGLVAVLHVKVFQPQFEGQTKSKLGNSEVKGIVQSLTDKFLRDYFESYPHIADQIIKRAIAAAAAREASRKARELVRRKSALENGGLPGKLADCSTSDPEKSELYIVEGDSAGGSAKQARNREFQAVLPLRGKILNVEKTSDIKALENQEIRNLITAMGTNIKDSLDIAKLRYHKIIIMTDADVDGAHIRTLLLTFFYRYSRELITEGKIYFAQPPLFRIQKGDKVHYVYSEKEQESIAKKLGNGSIIQRFKGLGEMNPSQLWETTMQPETRKLVQVSIEDAAAADRLFSILMGEKVEPRRKFIEENAKYVKNIDL from the coding sequence ATGGAAAATTATGATGCTTCTCAGATAACAGTTCTTGAAGGACTGAAGGCGGTCAGGAAAGTCCCCGGGATGTATATAGGATCAACCGATGAACGAGGGCTACACCACCTTGTTTACGAAGTGGTGGACAATGCTATTGACGAGTCAGTTGCTGGATACTGTAAGAACATATTTATTAGCATAAACGAGGACGGATCCCTTTCCGTCGAAGATGACGGAAGGGGGATTCCTGTTGACCTTCACCCAAAATATAAGAGACCGGGTCTTGAGATAGTGCTCACCGAATTGCACAGCGGAGCAAAATTTGACAAGAAGGTGTACAAGATCACGGGAGGGCTCCACGGCGTTGGGGTTCATGTGGTTAACGCACTGTCATCTAAGCTCATCGCAGCAGTTAAAAAAGAGGCTGATCTTTACTATGAAATTTTTAATCGCGGTGTCCCGAGAGACCATATGCAGAAAGTATCTATGGAAAAATTCACAGACTCTAAGGACCAGGACGTCGCTTCACTTTCATTTAAACTGGCGAAAACCCATGGCCTCCTCATAAAGTTCTACCCGGATAGTGAAATATTTGAAACACTGGATTTCTCCTACAACACTATAATAGAGAGGATGAGGGACCTTGCGTATCTTAATCCCCAGGTAACCATAACAATAGAGGACAACAGGGAATCAAGAAAGGAGATCTTCCACTTCGCCGGCGGTCTTTCCGAGTTCGTTACATACCTCGGTGAAGGGCATATCCCTATCCACAAGACGCCAATATACTTCAATGAGACTTCGGAAGACGTTGTGGTAGAGTTTGCGCTCCAGTACAATACCAGTGTTACCGAAATCATGCAGTCATATGTGAATAACATTAGCACCATGGAAGGCGGGACACATTTGACAGGGTTCAGAGCAGGTCTGTCACGCGCTGTTCAGGAATATGCAAAGAACCATAACCTCATAAAGGGAATAGAAGGGATAAGCGGAGATGACGTAAGAGAGGGCCTTGTGGCGGTACTACACGTTAAGGTATTTCAACCGCAGTTTGAGGGGCAGACAAAATCCAAGCTCGGTAACAGCGAGGTAAAGGGCATTGTTCAGTCACTCACCGACAAATTCCTCAGGGATTACTTCGAATCATATCCGCACATAGCTGACCAGATCATCAAGAGAGCCATTGCTGCCGCTGCCGCAAGGGAAGCGTCAAGGAAAGCCAGGGAACTGGTCAGGAGAAAATCAGCCCTCGAAAACGGAGGATTGCCGGGCAAGCTGGCGGACTGCTCCACATCCGACCCGGAGAAATCAGAATTGTATATCGTAGAAGGAGATTCCGCTGGTGGTTCTGCAAAGCAGGCCAGGAACAGGGAATTCCAGGCTGTGCTCCCGTTAAGGGGGAAGATTCTGAATGTGGAAAAAACAAGTGATATAAAGGCTCTGGAGAACCAGGAGATTAGAAATCTCATCACAGCCATGGGAACGAACATAAAGGATTCTCTGGACATAGCAAAATTAAGGTATCACAAGATCATAATTATGACTGATGCCGACGTGGACGGCGCTCACATAAGGACACTCCTGCTTACCTTTTTCTACAGATATTCTCGTGAGCTTATCACGGAAGGCAAGATCTATTTCGCACAGCCTCCACTTTTCAGAATACAGAAAGGTGATAAGGTGCATTATGTGTACTCCGAGAAGGAGCAGGAAAGCATAGCAAAAAAGCTTGGAAATGGGTCTATAATACAGAGATTCAAGGGTCTTGGTGAGATGAACCCTTCCCAGTTATGGGAAACCACAATGCAGCCTGAGACAAGAAAGCTGGTGCAGGTTTCGATTGAGGACGCTGCAGCGGCTGACAGGCTTTTTTCAATATTGATGGGAGAAAAAGTTGAGCCCCGCCGTAAGTTTATAGAAGAGAACGCAAAATATGTAAAGAACATTGATTTGTGA